The window ATACCCTACTGTACCAACCGCAGCTGCACTAGAACTCCCCGGAACCGTCTTCTCTTCAAGAGGACCATGAAGGGCCGAGCGTATTAGGCTTGCAATATTGCCCCGTCAGGGGATGTCCCTGCCTTTTTCCTTGTCCCGACTACATTTTCCACGTCGGGGGATCTCTGTGCTGGCAGGGCACATCCATTACACCTAGACATTCTTTGTGTTCTTTCATTCCTTGACCGATTGctttggaagaagacgatCGGGTGGTTGAGCATGGAATGTGAGAAGGAGACGCGAGAAacagaagaggaagaaggaaagatAGAAATGAAGGAATGGCACTGACCAAACTTCCGTCTTCTTTCCATAGGTTGCCGTTGCCCGTACCTCCGCCCTCCTCCGTGCCGAGCGACGAACTGCCAACCCCCCCAAGTCTCTCCCCGACAGGTCCCCCCGAGGCAAGAAggccgccgccgccgcccAGGTTAAGGAGGAGTCTGAGTAAATTTCCCAAGATCAACATTTGATCAAACACACCCCCTTTTCTCTACGTTACTAGGTTGTATGTAGGGTAAAGGAGTTGTGTATGGAGCTTTGCTTGGGATGCAGGAGATTTATATATGATTCATGTGGTGTGCGTGGCCCCTTCGTGGTGATCGGAACCTGAGAAAGCGACcgaagagaagaaaacCTCGATGGTCGGTGGAGGAGGCGCTTTGAAGATTCATTTTCCGCGAACCCCATCCGAGAGATAATGAGTGCGCCTTTACTCTTCCATGTGGAATTCCTGCAGGTCAAGCTGGTGGACCCATATCCCATTAAAGGACTAGGCCTTGTTTTGCGTAGTATTAAGGCGCCCATTCATCACACTTCCGCAATAACTAGTACATGGCGTTGAAACACTATATTATATGAGATTGTAAAACATATAAAGTTAAAACCCTTCCCTCGCACTTTCAAGCCCATCGGCAAACTGTTTCATACTTTCAAACGTCCAGTCGGGCTTGATATCCTCAAATCCTTGAACCCCCATGATCGCGTCTGGGCGGTTGATCCATGCTGCTTTGAGGCCCATTCTGTGTGCTCTGTTTGTGTTGCACCGGAAGCCGAGAACgaaaagaagggagaagaagtcGCATGTCAGCTTGGGTTTCCGCAAGACCGGCCATAGCAATGAAGGTCGTCATGGGGTATGAAaacgaagaagaatgagGAAAAAAATCGAAGAGGTCAACGTACGGACTGATATCGTGGAATTTTGAATTTGCGACCACAATCACTTGCTCCGGGGAGATGCCAAAGTCTTGTTCGAGACGGTCGAGGGCATAGCGGAAATTTCGAAGGTCAGGCTTGTACGATCCAACTATATACGAGGAGTCTTTATGAGTACAGAGTGGGGTGCGCcggagaggaggagaagggtTAGATGACTCACTATCTTCAGCAGTGTAGACTCCATCAAACTTTGTTTTCGTCTCGAGCTGTTTTCTGGTTCTACCATACCCCCCCACACATTCTTAACATCAGCAGGGAATAAGAGAGGATAAAAACCAGGGGGTAAGGGAATTAAACGTAAAAAACAAGAGCTCAAAGACATACACGGCAAAACTCTCATTATCCACATTGCTTAGGACGAACAACTTTAATCCCAACTCTTTGAGTTTACCAAGAGCAGCCGCAGAGTCGGGAAATGCCGGCCAAGAGCCTACAGAGTCACCGAATGCCTTTCCAGCTTCTGCACAGGGTTGATAAAAGCAGCATGCGTATGGTAATGTCAGCCGATCGTACGTGTCAAGGCATATCACGAATTTCGAAGCAGGTGAGGGTGGGAAcgggagggagagaagatggaacGCGAACGAACCAGGATCATGCCATAAACGAAAATGTCCAGTGAGTTCTGTATACACAAGCTCCAACCTATGAGTTCTAATTAGTGACTCATTCTTACAAAGCCTTATCAATCAAGTCGATCACGCGATCATTTCGAGCAAGAATCAATCCAGACGCACACTTCAGGATAAATcatctcctcatccttcccCTGTATCCTCGTCTCCAGAGACCCTAGGGCTTTGAACAATCTATCTGGATCTGGACAAGTCTTCTGAGACCAAAGAGCTTCAAGGTTTTGGTACATGCCTACTTCCCAGTCCTGTGTATGACAGTCATGAATGAGAAGATTAGCATTAGCAGGGACCAAAAAATTGATTTTGTTTATGGGTTTTTGACCAGATAAAGAGACTAACGATAAGGGTCTGAAGGTGGTATTGTCAGCTTGTATTTGAAGTGAAAAGATGGGAAGGAGAATGCTTACGCCGTAGCAATCGAAGATTAGAGCTCTGTACATAACGAGTCAACAGACGCGTGAGCCATCTAGCCCTCCAGCTAGACAGAAACAGTACCCACTTGCAGGTTTCGAGTGAAGCCATATTCGATTTCGTCTCTAGAGTGTTCCAGCTGTTGATGTTATGTGTAGAGTAGTGGAGACGAGTGGGCGAAGAACTGGTCGCCCGACTGGAACCACTCGAGATAATCCGCCCTATATTTTATTACCCATCGATCAATGACGTCTGAAATTCATTTCTCGCGTCGAACCATGATGGACTCAAAAAGTGGAGGCGGCAATCACCGACtactttttttttttccaaTATAGCAATTTCCATAAACAACGGCTAATATGTCATCCTGGGCCGAAGTCTCCCGTCCGTGCGGATTCCCCAGCGAGCGAACCAACGAACAAGGACATTCCCCCCTTTTCGCCCAACTTTCTTTACCACTATATGTTCACTCGAACTCTCAGACTTGCTCCAACTCTTCTTAAAACACCCTTCACGCGTACTCTCATTACTACTTCCAGGATGTCTGCTTCTTACCAGGTTGTCGCTACTGACAGTGAGCATCTGCGTCTCTGCCTGGCCCAGGTCGTGTCTAGGTGAATGAGCTGACGCTAGGTTATAGAGGCCCCCGCTGCCATTGGTCCTTACGTCCAGGCGGTCACCCACAACGGTGTACGTTGATAAATATGGCTTTTGGTCCAACGAGACCTCTGGTGGGAAGGGGCTAATAAGAATTATGTTACATTAGCTCATCTACTCTTCTGGTTCGATCCCCCTTGACCCCCAGTCTATGGAGGTTGTTCCCGGCGGTATCGAGGCTCAGACTGTACGTTCATGGCATTCACTGTTATGATGCCGATACGTAACTCATTCGCCCACTCTTTGACAGAACCAAGTCTTTAAGAACATCTCTGGTCTCCTCACTGCCTCTGGCATCACTCCCGCCCAAATCTTGAAGACCACCTGTTTCCTCAAGGACATGAACGATTTCGTCGCTTTCAACAAGATTTACGCCGAGTTCTTTGGTGAGACCAAGCCCGCTAGGAGCTGTGTCGAGGTTGCCAGGTTGCCTAAGGATGTCCTTGTTGAAATTGAGTTCATCGCCGTTGCCAAGCAGTAAACGGGCGTTTTAGGAAAGGTGTGAACAAGAAGTAAAAATGCATAGGTTGCATGATTAACAGATCCGTGTCGCTGGCTGTACCACTGCATAATGTTCCATTAATGAGCCAGTCCGACTTTGGATTGGCCAGAGATTTCAAGGCTGCAGCTTTAACCCACGCCTTCCAAACCAACCAATGGACCACTCGCAGAAAGAACAACTGAACATTTTATATACATAAAAGACCCAAACTAATCATAGCCCATAAGATCATCAACGACGCCTCTAAAAACCTCCTTCCGCATCTGCGGAAACAATTTTGCTTGACTGGGCCATATCTTCAAGAATGGCTGTACTTTGTCTTCGAGATCCCTACCACGATTCTCTTATTCAGCTTTAAACTCCAAAGACCCACTAAAGAGCAAAACTTACTCTACCGAAGCAACCATGACGTAACCATCTTTGTAAAGCTCATGAGCGAGCTCCGACTGGTGATCATCCATGAGGCTTCGATTGGGTACGATGAGTAGAGGTATCGGGGGTGATTGACGAAGCACGGAAAGGATAGATCCAGAACCTTGGGGAAAACATCCTTTAGTTGGAGTTCATAGGTTAATATCGAATTTTGGAGTGAGACCATACCTGCATGACTAATCACTGCGTCAGAACTTTTCACCAATCCTTCAAAGTCACTCGTGAACCTCATCACTTCCACTGCCATCCCTGTTTCCTTCTTGTTCTGAGCACCTTCACCATCACGGTCACCATCACTATCACTCCATACCCCTCTCCCAACTCCTTGCGAATTTATGCTCAGCGTTCGTTTGACATTATTCTCCAGCTCGAGCTCTGCCCGTCCATATTGGACGACAAGCCGTTGAACGCCGAGGGACtggaggagggaaaggaaagcCGGTAAGAGGATATGGGATGTgagggaagggaagagggtGGATCCGACGGTGACGAGGAGAGTAAAGGGGTGGGACATGGGTCTAGTACGCTTACTAGTCGTTTGGATCGACATATGTTATGTTACTAGGCTTTGTACCATGTCTTGTTATAGCCGGCGGCCCTTAACGGTGGAGGAACAAGACGGGTGGAGAGGTCCGAAGAAGGCCGCCCGCCGCCGAGAACAGTTGCCTCTCTGCCGCCACGCTTGCGTCCGTTGCTTCCGGTGCCTTCTACCAATCGATGCATCGTCTTTTCAACAATCCTGACCATCTTCTGttactcttcttccttttctcaGCAGATAACCACATTAACCTCTAACACAACCGCCCAACACCACACTCAGTCAACATGCCCCGATCCGTAAGCATATTCACGCTCTACTACAGCGAAAAGGTTCCCAGCAAAACTGACGCCACCCTCAAAAGTCTCGATCCTCTGCCCGTCCCTCTGCTCCCTCCCACTCCTCCGCCTCTCAGTCCCGAGGCGCTCACACCGCCGCTTACCCCGCTCAACACGCTCCCGCCCAGCATGCTCCTGCCCCGCCTCAGACTGCTCACGTCCAGCAACAACGACAGCCCGGTCTTCTCGCCCAAGCTGCATCTACCATGGGTGGCGCTGTCGCCGGTTCCGTCGTCGGACACGGTATCTCCAACATGCTCTTCGGTGGAAGTGGACACCAAGCTGCGCCTGCGCCTGCTGCTGAGCAGGCTCCTGTGAACCAGCAGCAATTTGGCGCCAGCTGTGATATCCAGGCCAAGGGTATGTCTGGTTTTCTTCCTGCCTTTTCTGCAGTATTTGCGAGATGATCGCTTATCATGCCCATCCTAGATTTCACCAAGTGCCTCGAGGCCACCAACGGTGACATGCAGTCTTGCGGCTATTACCTCGAAGCCCTCAGTACGTCCCATCTCTCACCCACAAACACTTGAAACGTGCGTGCAGTGTTACTGACTTTTGATTACTCATAACAGAGGCCTGCCAGGCTGCCGCTCGTCCTTACTAAGTAACCTTGAGTACATGAAAGGCGGGACCAGAAGACGACTGGTAACAGTAGTGGCAATTGCATTTTTTTGGTCTAACTAGCATGATATGCATCTATTCACCTCGAGGAAACTAGAGTATTGGTTTTATTTTGTCTCTTTTACCAATAACTGCTTGTATTCGCCAAGTATTCCTACCCTTTTCGTAACATTCCCATCTCAATCACCGCCCATCATGGTTGAAATGAGTCAAGGAGGCGtaggaagaaggatggatAGCCAAAACGATTTTTTACTTCGTTAAGTAAAAATAAGTGTACTTGATAATGGTGTACTTGATATTATGGAAGTACGTTAAAAGTAATGTATCTTCATTAGTATAACGGTTAGTATAACCGCTTCTCAGTAATTGGATTTATTCGGTACTGTTCGCGGTAGACCAGGGTTCAACTCCCTGATGGAGAATACTTTTTGCTGGCCGATCAAACGAATCAACTCGGGCTGTGTTGTCGAATATTTTGTACCTATTTCCATATTTTCCCGTTTCGCCTTGGGCCGATCGCATAATACAACTTTGGAAGCGCGATTAATTGCATTGTTGATATGATGGGCTATATGTCTTAAAAGTAAAGGATTAAGAGATATGATAGTATCGTAATAAACGTAAGCCTAAGGTTATCATTCGTCATCATCACTTAACCTCCACTTTCCGAATTCTCCACCAAAGGCAAAAGAGACAACAATTCGCAACTTTTTAATCGCACCTTCCCTGTCTTCGTCTTCACTTTCTCATTATCACATACAATTTTCACAGTTCTGACACTTTCAATCCAGTCCAGAGACCGGAAAAAGCAAAACGATTATGTCCGAAATCTGTAAGGACTGCGACCAATCCCCCACCCAGCCTGCTTCTAGTGAGACCATGTCTCAAAATGTAATCTCGCCCGAGAGCAGTCTCCCCGGTGCGGATGTCGTCTCTTCACCCTCGTCTTCCTATGTATCTCCTCAAAACCAGGCTCAGGTTCAAACTGCGGTACAGCCCCCCTCGGAAGTCAGAGCTGGGCAAGCGAAAGTCGAGGGTATTGAGAACAAGGATGAATCAACCGGTATTTCCACACCATTGACTCCAGCAACGACAGCGCAGACGGGACAGGATTTCAAATCTCCTGATTTAAGAGAGGTAAAGCCTAGTGTGATTATCGAGTTTTGTGATCGATGCAGGTGGTGAGTCGTTTTgaatcttctctctcttcgTTTCCCCTGTTTTTCTTGAGCTAAAGTATGACTTCCCCGTACACTTATATACAAACCTTCACTTCCTTTcgcttccatctccacTCACATTCACCCTCACCTTCATAGGGCCCCACGCGCAACATGGATCCAGACCGAGCTGTTCCTCACTTTCCCCAACCCTATTCTGAGGAGTATAACCTTGATGCCACTTAATGCTCCCGAAACCGGGGGCAGGTTTAGGGTTTGGGTGGATGTcgggaagggaaagggagatGAATTGGTTTGGGATCGGAAGGTGCGTTTGGAACATTCACGAATTTGCCTGAACTGTCATTCGACATTTCATCATCTGTCGATGGGCAAGGGAGTCGCAGGGCTGATGGTATAATCAATTAATACAGACAGAAGGAGGTTTCCCAGAACTGAAGGTCTTGAAGCAGAGGATAAGGAATTTAGTGCAGCCTGATATGGGTTTGGGTCATTCTGATGTTCATGGAAAGAACAGTGAAGCCAAATGAATGCTGTATGTAGTGCGGATGGCACATGTTCGCATACTCAGAATACCGACCGCCTCGTCGTACGTTGTAGTATTAATTATCTTATATGCATCACAAATACTGCTCTAGCACACTACACACAGATGAaacgatgatgaagacaGCCCTGCTTGCCCAAAATGTCCTACTTTCTCCTGAAAGCATTTTTTGAAGCACTCCTTTCCGGTCTTCGCCTCTGCatccttcctcctcgtccttcgagctcatcatcctccaaGTGGCCCTTCTCCATCCCCGCACCAAACCTTTCCACCCTATCCCTCCTCCTTGTCCCGCCAGAGTACTCGTCCTGGTCATCCTCGCCATCACTCCCGCCACCTCTCCCACCAGACCGTGCTTTAGATGAAGGGATGAAAGACATCTCCATGCCACCATCGGCGGCACGGCGCGTAGCGAGGATACTAGGATCTTGTTCCGCAGAGATTTTGGAGGAGGCGGATTTGGATTGGGAGTGGAGACGCTGGCCAAATGTGGGAAGAGAGGTGGGTTGGGAGCCACCAACGACGAGGGTGGGTTTGCCTCGGGGCATGGGACGGCGTTGAGAGGGTGCGAGTTGTCGGGGGTCGTACTGTAACAGGTCTGGGAAAGAAATGTTACTGTCAGCATCCAAATAGGAGGACAACTATAAACGAAAGGTAACTTACTGCCATCGTCACTTTCGTCACTCTCGCTTCCTTCGTCTTGCTCGGGCACagactcttcttcactctcctcttcttcttcaagatcAGAAGACATCCTGTCgctttcatcttcctcctcctcaacaGCGGTTTTCCGCTTGGCCTGTGGTAAATAGGAATCAGCTCACCGTAGCTTACCCTGATTGTCAAGAATGGACTCACATTGTTGTTGGCGGTAGCCGGATTAAGCAACGCAAACTCCCTACTCTCCTCATCCACCTCATATTCGGGGTTCTCCCACAACTCTTTAAATCTGGGATCTTGCAGCAACCCAGGAGCagctcctccttcctcatcctcttccatctcctcacCTTCTGCCTCAGCCAATCCcctcctttccttcttcttcctctccaaagccttctctctctcctccgCCCTGCGCACCCTCTCCGCCAAAGCCTTGTTGACCTTGGGCTGGTCCTTTCGAGTTCGAATACGAGATTCGGATTTGGCCTTGAGCTTCTCGTTGACGATACGGTCGCGGTATTCGGAATATGATTGAGGGTTGGCGATAAGGCGTGCGGTGGTGTAGAGTTtgagagagaggaagtAACCGTGCATGTAGGGTTTGAGGGCGGGGGTACCAATAAGGTGGGTAAGGCCAAGACTATAATACGACTGTAAGCTACTTTGTAGGTGAGTAGGATAATTTGTACGCACGTTTCCAACTCCGCCTTGTCGACAAACTTGTAATCGGCATAAGCACTCTTACCAGCACCGCCGGTGTAGTCATCCGCAAGTTCTTCAGTGACAGAGTCAAGGAAACTAGCCCATTTGGGAGCAGGACCTATATCGGGAATGTAATAAGATGATAATTGAGGAGCGTCACAGGCGACAAGCATAAGACCTGATTGTGGCACAGGATGGAGATCAACAAGAGAATTGGGAGGATGGAGGGAAAGTTGGTTCTCAGAGGGCTAGATTACCATTCAGCAGGAGTCATAAAGAACTTAATAACAAATTACGTACCTGATTCTTATCCCAGATTTTGATGACCTTGCTGTCAGCGCTGACCACTCGGCCCGCATCTTCATGGGCACCGCCGCCTCGTAGCCAGTCCACCTTTCTAATAGGTTCACTGTAACCTTGATCCTTCACAGCGAATGGGGTAGGGCTTCGCAAGTCGTACAACAATGTGTGTCCAGTGGATGTACCGACAGCCAAAGACAGACCATCAGTAGGGTGAGAGGAGAGGGCGGTGATGGAAAGTTTCTGGGCAGGAGCAAGTACCGAGTCCTGGTCAAATGCCTGTGCAGGAAGTaaagttgaagaaggaaggacCAAACGAGTCAAAGCTGATCTTGATCGAGGGTCCCAGAACTCCACCacaccaccaccgccgTCCAAACCAAAACTCCAAAGTCCATGTCTAGGGTTCACGTCCACCACATTGACGCCCTCCACATCATCTTCGTTTCCATCGCCCCATCCTTGAGCCACGGGCAAAGGGGTCATATATCGACCTTCTTCGAGGTTGAATCGGAAGACTTCGTTGCCGGTACAGCCCACAAGAGCGTCGGCAGAGGGAGAGTGGTAAGCTAAAGAACGACCGTAGATAGGAAGACGGATGGTGTGATGTAGACCCATCTGGGTATGAAGCTGGAGAGAACGATCACGTTGAAGGTGGAGAGTCTTGGTCCAGTCTGACGATAATATCTAAAGTCGTAAATCAGCATTTTTCCTGCACAATTCGAGGCATCCTTCACAGATTATGTACATACCACAAAGTCGACGTTCTCAGCGTCTGTAACTCTCTCAAACTTGACAGTCAACGCCTCCAGGTCCCAAACCTTCATCATGGGCTTATATGTGCCGGTAGCAATTGCATGTTGGCCATCTTCGGTGGTCTTGATTTTGATAGAAGACCCGGGGAAAGTGAAGTCTTGAATGAGCTCGAGGTCACCGATCTGGTGTTGGGTCTTTGTCCGTTTCTTGTGCTTGCCAGGGCCTGTAGGCTTTGCTTTGACGGCAAGCCatgaaggaagagaagcaGCGGAAGTTGAGGATGGACCATTGACCGTGTATACCTTGGGGAAAGCGACCATGGTGGCGAGATGTTTATGAGGTTTCTGACGAAGTGTTCAGATTTTATAGACAGCGGAAAAGGGCAAGTCGATTGGTGATAGGTGTGGTTTTTGTACTATTGGCCTTATGAGGCCGTTGTATGGGTATAGGACCAGATTATGTGATTTGAAGATGTTGTTTTCGTTAAATAGCTCTGAAAATTCAAGCTGCAACGCGCAAAATTATTTCCTTAAGCAAAAGCGAGCTCGATTATCAGACGGTCGGACATGTCCGcctccacttcctcttcttctcgctcCTTCCCCGTCGGCATTCGTTCACGGGACTCGGAGCTTCATTACTTTTCGTTGTTCTGTTATTTTTCGCTTCTTCAGCATTTTGCTTTTATCCTCACGATTTGGTTTCTTACGGTAATTTATGTCG is drawn from Cryptococcus gattii WM276 chromosome A, complete sequence and contains these coding sequences:
- a CDS encoding uncharacterized protein (Similar to SGTC gene model, INSD accession EAL22807.1), whose protein sequence is MYRALIFDCYGTLIDWEVGMYQNLEALWSQKTCPDPDRLFKALGSLETRIQGKDEEMIYPEVLELVYTELTGHFRLWHDPEAGKAFGDSVGSWPAFPDSAAALGKLKELGLKLFVLSNVDNESFAVTRKQLETKTKFDGVYTAEDIGSYKPDLRNFRYALDRLEQDFGISPEQVIVVANSKFHDISPAHRMGLKAAWINRPDAIMGVQGFEDIKPDWTFESMKQFADGLESAREGF
- a CDS encoding rRNA processing-related protein, putative (Similar to TIGR gene model, INSD accession AAW41735.1); amino-acid sequence: MVAFPKVYTVNGPSSTSAASLPSWLAVKAKPTGPGKHKKRTKTQHQIGDLELIQDFTFPGSSIKIKTTEDGQHAIATGTYKPMMKVWDLEALTVKFERVTDAENVDFVILSSDWTKTLHLQRDRSLQLHTQMGLHHTIRLPIYGRSLAYHSPSADALVGCTGNEVFRFNLEEGRYMTPLPVAQGWGDGNEDDVEGVNVVDVNPRHGLWSFGLDGGGGVVEFWDPRSRSALTRLVLPSSTLLPAQAFDQDSVLAPAQKLSITALSSHPTDGLSLAVGTSTGHTLLYDLRSPTPFAVKDQGYSEPIRKVDWLRGGGAHEDAGRVVSADSKVIKIWDKNQPSENQLSLHPPNSLVDLHPVPQSGLMLVACDAPQLSSYYIPDIGPAPKWASFLDSVTEELADDYTGGAGKSAYADYKFVDKAELETLGLTHLIGTPALKPYMHGYFLSLKLYTTARLIANPQSYSEYRDRIVNEKLKAKSESRIRTRKDQPKVNKALAERVRRAEEREKALERKKKERRGLAEAEGEEMEEDEEGGAAPGLLQDPRFKELWENPEYEVDEESREFALLNPATANNNAKRKTAVEEEEDESDRMSSDLEEEEESEEESVPEQDEGSESDESDDGNLLQYDPRQLAPSQRRPMPRGKPTLVVGGSQPTSLPTFGQRLHSQSKSASSKISAEQDPSILATRRAADGGMEMSFIPSSKARSGGRGGGSDGEDDQDEYSGGTRRRDRVERFGAGMEKGHLEDDELEGRGGRMQRRRPERSASKNAFRRK
- a CDS encoding N-acetylglucosaminyldiphosphodolichol N-acetylglucosaminyltransferase catalytic subunit ALG13 (Similar to TIGR gene model, INSD accession AAW41985.1), translating into MSHPFTLLVTVGSTLFPSLTSHILLPAFLSLLQSLGVQRLVVQYGRAELELENNVKRTLSINSQGVGRGVWSDSDGDRDGEGAQNKKETGMAVEVMRFTSDFEGLVKSSDAVISHAGSGSILSVLRQSPPIPLLIVPNRSLMDDHQSELAHELYKDGYVMVASVEDLEDKVQPFLKIWPSQAKLFPQMRKEVFRGVVDDLMGYD
- a CDS encoding uncharacterized protein (Similar to TIGR gene model, INSD accession AAW41986.1); the protein is MFTRTLRLAPTLLKTPFTRTLITTSRMSASYQVVATDKAPAAIGPYVQAVTHNGLIYSSGSIPLDPQSMEVVPGGIEAQTNQVFKNISGLLTASGITPAQILKTTCFLKDMNDFVAFNKIYAEFFGETKPARSCVEVARLPKDVLVEIEFIAVAKQ
- a CDS encoding uncharacterized protein (Similar to TIGR gene model, INSD accession AAW41984.1), yielding MPRSSRSSARPSAPSHSSASQSRGAHTAAYPAQHAPAQHAPAPPQTAHVQQQRQPGLLAQAASTMGGAVAGSVVGHGISNMLFGGSGHQAAPAPAAEQAPVNQQQFGASCDIQAKDFTKCLEATNGDMQSCGYYLEALKACQAAARPY
- a CDS encoding Selenoprotein W, putative (Similar to TIGR gene model, INSD accession AAW41983.1); amino-acid sequence: MSEICKDCDQSPTQPASSETMSQNVISPESSLPGADVVSSPSSSYVSPQNQAQVQTAVQPPSEVRAGQAKVEGIENKDESTGISTPLTPATTAQTGQDFKSPDLREVKPSVIIEFCDRCRWAPRATWIQTELFLTFPNPILRSITLMPLNAPETGGRFRVWVDVGKGKGDELVWDRKTEGGFPELKVLKQRIRNLVQPDMGLGHSDVHGKNSEAK